One genomic window of Monodelphis domestica isolate mMonDom1 chromosome 1, mMonDom1.pri, whole genome shotgun sequence includes the following:
- the GDPGP1 gene encoding GDP-D-glucose phosphorylase 1 isoform X3 produces the protein MAVPQNINETSHLPPLSNGCDEQSRLSVGLGVLDFVYRQEELRVKGIQWQTSESGELCPPLLSRFDCALQSSWKQRMEQGLFRYCLGDLQTQILPGPLGFVAQLNVERGVQRRPPQNIQSVRQAFDPQQFHFNKIQPGEILFHLCRDPGFPMALQCTEVLVIINVSPLEWGHVLFVPEPTQGLPQILMPGPLQFGIEAVMLSTHPGFRVGFNSLGGLASVNHLHLHGYYLAHKLPVEIAPSQPLDPSGHIHLLEGLPAPGFLFYIDEPGPKLEALVGRVCQVTNYLADQEIAHNLFVTRGAPPGNPPSSLTYSGIRVILWARKSRFGVKEGEAFNVALCELAGHLPVKTSQDFHSLTETSAVNLIQQSLLPPSQFLQLQEALVSLLKYCRIYKKYGDYCQQNQ, from the exons ATGGCTGTACCACAGAATATAAATGAAACTTCACATTTACCACCTCTGAGCAATGGCTGTGATGAACAGTCAAGACTCTCCGTTGGGCTGGGAGTATTAGATTTTGTATATCGCCAGGAGGAGCTGAGAGTGAAAGGGATACAATGGCAGACTAGTGAATCTGGTGAACTGTGTCCCCCTTTGCTGTCTCGTTTTGATTGTGCCCTCCAGTCATCCTGGAAACAACGGATGGAACAAGGATTGTTTCGTTACTGCCTTGGGGACCTGCAGACCCAAATCCTACCTGGCCCTCTGGGTTTTGTGGCTCAACTGAATGTGGAGCGAGGTGTACAGAGAAGACCCCCCCAGAACATCCAGAGTGTGAGGCAGGCATTTGACCCTCAGCAGTTCCATTTCAATAAGATCCAACCAGGAGAAATCCTCTTCCACCTGTGCAGAGATCCAGGCTTTCCAATGGCTCTCCAGTGCACTGAGGTCCTGGTAATTATCAATGTCAGTCCCTTGGAATGGGGACATGTGCTTTTTGTGCCAGAGCCCACCCAAGGGCTACCACAGATCCTCATGCCAGGCCCATTACAATTTGGTATAGAGGCTGTCATGCTTAGCACTCACCCAGGCTTCCGTGTGGGTTTCAACAGCCTGGGTGGCTTGGCTTCTGTCAACCACTTACATCTGCATGGGTACTATCTAGCCCACAAACTGCCAGTAGAGATAGCTCCAAGCCAGCCACTAGATCCCAGTGGTCATATCCACTTACTAGAAGGACTCCCAGCTCCTGGCTTCCTATTTTACATTGATGAGCCAGGACCAAAGTTGGAGGCATTGGTAGGCAGAGTCTGTCAAGTCACCAATTACCTGGCTGACCAGGAGATTGCACATAACTTATTTGTGACCCGAGGGGCCCCGCCTGGAAACCCACCATCCTCATTGACCTATTCTGGTATCCGGGTCATCCTTTGGGCCCGGAAGTCCAGATTTGGAGTTAAGGAAGGGGAGGCTTTCAATGTGGCACTGTGTGAACTGGCAGGGCACCTTCCTGTTAAAACTTCCCAGGATTTCCACAGTTTGACTGAAACTTCAGCTGTGAATCTCATTCAGCAATCTCTCCTGCCTCCATCTCAGTTTTTACAACTTCAAGAAGCTCTGGTGTCCCTCCTGAAATA CTGCAGAATCTACAAAAAATATGGAGACTACTGTCAGCAAAACCAGTGA
- the GDPGP1 gene encoding GDP-D-glucose phosphorylase 1 isoform X1, with protein sequence MSLNFRFFFGKIRTPVLATSWDCYEVQANMHVLFENLIHHLHGDLEETLPGRTWDLYHYHMAVPQNINETSHLPPLSNGCDEQSRLSVGLGVLDFVYRQEELRVKGIQWQTSESGELCPPLLSRFDCALQSSWKQRMEQGLFRYCLGDLQTQILPGPLGFVAQLNVERGVQRRPPQNIQSVRQAFDPQQFHFNKIQPGEILFHLCRDPGFPMALQCTEVLVIINVSPLEWGHVLFVPEPTQGLPQILMPGPLQFGIEAVMLSTHPGFRVGFNSLGGLASVNHLHLHGYYLAHKLPVEIAPSQPLDPSGHIHLLEGLPAPGFLFYIDEPGPKLEALVGRVCQVTNYLADQEIAHNLFVTRGAPPGNPPSSLTYSGIRVILWARKSRFGVKEGEAFNVALCELAGHLPVKTSQDFHSLTETSAVNLIQQSLLPPSQFLQLQEALVSLLKYCRIYKKYGDYCQQNQ encoded by the exons ATGTCACTAAACTTCAGATTCTTCTTTGGTAAAATTAGGACACCAGTCCTGGCTACCTCATGGGACTGTTATGAAGTTCAAGCAAATATGCATGTGCTCTTTGAAAACTTAATTCATCATCTACATG GTGACCTGGAGGAAACCCTGCCTGGTAGAACTTGGGATTTGTACCATTATCATATGGCTGTACCACAGAATATAAATGAAACTTCACATTTACCACCTCTGAGCAATGGCTGTGATGAACAGTCAAGACTCTCCGTTGGGCTGGGAGTATTAGATTTTGTATATCGCCAGGAGGAGCTGAGAGTGAAAGGGATACAATGGCAGACTAGTGAATCTGGTGAACTGTGTCCCCCTTTGCTGTCTCGTTTTGATTGTGCCCTCCAGTCATCCTGGAAACAACGGATGGAACAAGGATTGTTTCGTTACTGCCTTGGGGACCTGCAGACCCAAATCCTACCTGGCCCTCTGGGTTTTGTGGCTCAACTGAATGTGGAGCGAGGTGTACAGAGAAGACCCCCCCAGAACATCCAGAGTGTGAGGCAGGCATTTGACCCTCAGCAGTTCCATTTCAATAAGATCCAACCAGGAGAAATCCTCTTCCACCTGTGCAGAGATCCAGGCTTTCCAATGGCTCTCCAGTGCACTGAGGTCCTGGTAATTATCAATGTCAGTCCCTTGGAATGGGGACATGTGCTTTTTGTGCCAGAGCCCACCCAAGGGCTACCACAGATCCTCATGCCAGGCCCATTACAATTTGGTATAGAGGCTGTCATGCTTAGCACTCACCCAGGCTTCCGTGTGGGTTTCAACAGCCTGGGTGGCTTGGCTTCTGTCAACCACTTACATCTGCATGGGTACTATCTAGCCCACAAACTGCCAGTAGAGATAGCTCCAAGCCAGCCACTAGATCCCAGTGGTCATATCCACTTACTAGAAGGACTCCCAGCTCCTGGCTTCCTATTTTACATTGATGAGCCAGGACCAAAGTTGGAGGCATTGGTAGGCAGAGTCTGTCAAGTCACCAATTACCTGGCTGACCAGGAGATTGCACATAACTTATTTGTGACCCGAGGGGCCCCGCCTGGAAACCCACCATCCTCATTGACCTATTCTGGTATCCGGGTCATCCTTTGGGCCCGGAAGTCCAGATTTGGAGTTAAGGAAGGGGAGGCTTTCAATGTGGCACTGTGTGAACTGGCAGGGCACCTTCCTGTTAAAACTTCCCAGGATTTCCACAGTTTGACTGAAACTTCAGCTGTGAATCTCATTCAGCAATCTCTCCTGCCTCCATCTCAGTTTTTACAACTTCAAGAAGCTCTGGTGTCCCTCCTGAAATA CTGCAGAATCTACAAAAAATATGGAGACTACTGTCAGCAAAACCAGTGA
- the GDPGP1 gene encoding GDP-D-glucose phosphorylase 1 isoform X2: MHVLFENLIHHLHGDLEETLPGRTWDLYHYHMAVPQNINETSHLPPLSNGCDEQSRLSVGLGVLDFVYRQEELRVKGIQWQTSESGELCPPLLSRFDCALQSSWKQRMEQGLFRYCLGDLQTQILPGPLGFVAQLNVERGVQRRPPQNIQSVRQAFDPQQFHFNKIQPGEILFHLCRDPGFPMALQCTEVLVIINVSPLEWGHVLFVPEPTQGLPQILMPGPLQFGIEAVMLSTHPGFRVGFNSLGGLASVNHLHLHGYYLAHKLPVEIAPSQPLDPSGHIHLLEGLPAPGFLFYIDEPGPKLEALVGRVCQVTNYLADQEIAHNLFVTRGAPPGNPPSSLTYSGIRVILWARKSRFGVKEGEAFNVALCELAGHLPVKTSQDFHSLTETSAVNLIQQSLLPPSQFLQLQEALVSLLKYCRIYKKYGDYCQQNQ, translated from the exons ATGCATGTGCTCTTTGAAAACTTAATTCATCATCTACATG GTGACCTGGAGGAAACCCTGCCTGGTAGAACTTGGGATTTGTACCATTATCATATGGCTGTACCACAGAATATAAATGAAACTTCACATTTACCACCTCTGAGCAATGGCTGTGATGAACAGTCAAGACTCTCCGTTGGGCTGGGAGTATTAGATTTTGTATATCGCCAGGAGGAGCTGAGAGTGAAAGGGATACAATGGCAGACTAGTGAATCTGGTGAACTGTGTCCCCCTTTGCTGTCTCGTTTTGATTGTGCCCTCCAGTCATCCTGGAAACAACGGATGGAACAAGGATTGTTTCGTTACTGCCTTGGGGACCTGCAGACCCAAATCCTACCTGGCCCTCTGGGTTTTGTGGCTCAACTGAATGTGGAGCGAGGTGTACAGAGAAGACCCCCCCAGAACATCCAGAGTGTGAGGCAGGCATTTGACCCTCAGCAGTTCCATTTCAATAAGATCCAACCAGGAGAAATCCTCTTCCACCTGTGCAGAGATCCAGGCTTTCCAATGGCTCTCCAGTGCACTGAGGTCCTGGTAATTATCAATGTCAGTCCCTTGGAATGGGGACATGTGCTTTTTGTGCCAGAGCCCACCCAAGGGCTACCACAGATCCTCATGCCAGGCCCATTACAATTTGGTATAGAGGCTGTCATGCTTAGCACTCACCCAGGCTTCCGTGTGGGTTTCAACAGCCTGGGTGGCTTGGCTTCTGTCAACCACTTACATCTGCATGGGTACTATCTAGCCCACAAACTGCCAGTAGAGATAGCTCCAAGCCAGCCACTAGATCCCAGTGGTCATATCCACTTACTAGAAGGACTCCCAGCTCCTGGCTTCCTATTTTACATTGATGAGCCAGGACCAAAGTTGGAGGCATTGGTAGGCAGAGTCTGTCAAGTCACCAATTACCTGGCTGACCAGGAGATTGCACATAACTTATTTGTGACCCGAGGGGCCCCGCCTGGAAACCCACCATCCTCATTGACCTATTCTGGTATCCGGGTCATCCTTTGGGCCCGGAAGTCCAGATTTGGAGTTAAGGAAGGGGAGGCTTTCAATGTGGCACTGTGTGAACTGGCAGGGCACCTTCCTGTTAAAACTTCCCAGGATTTCCACAGTTTGACTGAAACTTCAGCTGTGAATCTCATTCAGCAATCTCTCCTGCCTCCATCTCAGTTTTTACAACTTCAAGAAGCTCTGGTGTCCCTCCTGAAATA CTGCAGAATCTACAAAAAATATGGAGACTACTGTCAGCAAAACCAGTGA